A DNA window from Sediminitomix flava contains the following coding sequences:
- a CDS encoding SpoIIE family protein phosphatase, protein MTYSFAVYFITIATYLVYIYLLFYTGGPSSPYKTWLVTMISSALWYFDKKNAQVNAVLVIFLFSLMSFIAHQGLYVFPNHVPETNQTLHESFVYTTFITFYLSFIFMYEGALQKSTKTVKKQNEEIMTQNEELNQQQEEMLAQNEHLTKTQELIESSLKYARRIQKTMLPKEELLAKDFKGSFVLNKPKHIVGGDFFWYAQKGDHKITIIADCTGHGVPAALLTMLGHNMLDQIIHKENILTPSKILLELDLRLRDKLNYHINDGMDMSILSINEKEQSFLFAGAKQNAIRISADGTLENLIGDKSPIGSEQHKNKSFVDYPSNYNEGDTFYMFSDGFQDQFGGDDNSKYLRKRFRNLLSDISSKDMPKQKEILESEFITWKSNFPQTDDILVVGIKQ, encoded by the coding sequence ATGACCTATTCCTTTGCAGTGTATTTTATTACTATAGCAACCTACCTTGTTTATATTTATCTCTTGTTTTACACAGGAGGTCCTAGTTCTCCATATAAAACTTGGTTAGTAACAATGATTTCTAGTGCCTTATGGTACTTTGACAAAAAAAATGCTCAAGTAAATGCTGTATTAGTCATATTTCTTTTCTCTTTGATGAGCTTTATTGCCCATCAAGGTTTATACGTATTTCCTAATCACGTACCTGAAACTAATCAGACTTTACATGAATCATTTGTATACACAACGTTTATAACCTTCTACCTCTCATTCATTTTCATGTATGAAGGAGCCCTTCAAAAATCAACTAAAACGGTTAAAAAGCAGAATGAGGAAATCATGACTCAAAATGAGGAACTCAATCAGCAACAAGAAGAAATGCTTGCTCAAAACGAGCACCTTACGAAAACGCAAGAACTGATCGAAAGTAGTCTAAAATATGCTAGAAGAATTCAGAAAACAATGCTTCCGAAAGAAGAGCTTTTAGCCAAAGATTTCAAAGGATCATTTGTATTGAACAAACCAAAGCATATTGTTGGTGGAGACTTCTTTTGGTATGCACAAAAGGGCGATCACAAAATTACGATCATTGCAGACTGTACAGGACACGGAGTTCCTGCTGCTCTTTTAACAATGCTTGGTCATAACATGCTTGATCAAATTATTCACAAAGAGAATATTTTGACTCCATCAAAAATTTTGTTAGAACTTGATCTGAGACTTAGAGATAAACTGAACTACCATATCAATGATGGTATGGATATGAGTATTTTATCTATCAATGAAAAAGAACAATCATTCCTGTTTGCAGGAGCAAAGCAAAACGCGATTCGTATTAGCGCTGATGGGACTCTAGAGAATCTTATAGGTGATAAATCACCTATTGGAAGTGAGCAACATAAAAATAAAAGCTTTGTTGATTACCCATCAAACTATAATGAAGGAGATACATTCTACATGTTTAGTGATGGATTCCAAGATCAATTTGGAGGAGATGATAACTCTAAGTATTTAAGAAAAAGATTTAGAAATCTACTTTCTGATATTTCGTCTAAAGATATGCCAAAACAGAAAGAAATTTTAGAATCTGAATTCATTACATGGAAATCAAACTTCCCTCAAACTGATGATATCCTTGTAGTAGGTATCAAGCAATAG
- a CDS encoding sensor histidine kinase: MENNQVNIYESTLRTLLLASLCSILILTLIWSFNELQKFYEETNRLREDFIEEKKVALINEVDYALRYIEYGRKQNEEEAKKSIKERCYIGYDIVESIYEKYINEGRGVVIKHIKDVFSDLRYSQGAGYYFIDDLDGVSVFNSAYPELEGKNMINIKDKDGKYIVQDEIKIAEELGEGFNDYYWYKPNMNDGRSYKKFSYIKLFKPLGMIVGTGAYAIDQDYKSQKEILNTLSVIRFGDEGQIVVYDTLKGVVMSDGEVHEDPVDTSEYEVIGRMDWLSDSLKNQEGFFFTYYDPSFKQSEKKPQLLAYLRQFSPWNWQVAAVVSMDKLDEKIARAAKGLHQDLVFNLLEVIIIALCLISLLWWYIRKTFKKTIRNLDEFGDFFEKATNKLVKIDLNNLDYSEFTQLAKQANKMISDVEENQNALTEAYQEIQVSEEELRQQSEVLQQTNEHLEKVVKELKSTQMRLVNTEKLASLGQLTAGIAHEINNPINYITNNVQPLREDLEDVQILIELFQAIPEHENKEQAIQEFQQKCEELELDFLVEEIDMLLQGIKEGAERTKEIIGGMRDYSRMNEAVFKHSNIHDGLSTTLTLLSNRFKKANIEIETHFGDLPEIECMPGKLNQVFVNLLSNSVQAIENGGVIKITTALLDSFENRIMIEIEDNGSGIPEDLISKIYDPFFTTKDIGEGTGLGLSITHGIIEQHNGEIFVESKQGEDSFTKFTIVLPIKQRLNG, encoded by the coding sequence ATGGAGAACAATCAAGTCAATATATATGAGTCGACACTGAGAACCCTGTTGTTAGCGTCATTGTGCTCAATTCTAATTTTAACCCTGATTTGGAGTTTTAATGAACTTCAAAAATTTTATGAAGAAACAAACAGACTTCGAGAAGATTTTATTGAGGAAAAAAAGGTAGCTCTAATCAATGAGGTCGATTATGCCTTGCGTTACATTGAGTATGGTCGAAAACAAAATGAAGAAGAGGCTAAAAAGTCCATCAAAGAACGCTGCTACATTGGGTATGATATTGTAGAGAGCATTTATGAGAAATATATAAATGAGGGAAGAGGTGTCGTGATAAAACATATCAAAGATGTCTTTTCTGATCTGAGATATTCACAAGGGGCTGGTTATTATTTCATTGATGATCTAGATGGTGTATCTGTTTTTAATTCAGCTTACCCAGAGTTGGAAGGGAAAAATATGATCAATATCAAAGACAAAGATGGTAAATACATTGTCCAAGATGAAATCAAAATCGCAGAAGAGTTGGGTGAAGGCTTTAATGATTATTATTGGTATAAACCCAATATGAATGATGGCCGAAGCTACAAGAAGTTTTCTTACATCAAACTGTTTAAGCCTTTAGGGATGATTGTGGGGACGGGAGCTTATGCTATTGATCAAGATTATAAAAGTCAGAAGGAAATTCTAAATACCCTTAGTGTAATACGATTTGGCGATGAAGGACAAATTGTTGTTTATGATACCTTAAAGGGAGTTGTGATGAGTGATGGAGAGGTTCATGAAGACCCTGTTGATACTTCCGAGTATGAGGTGATTGGACGAATGGATTGGCTATCTGATTCCCTGAAAAATCAAGAAGGTTTTTTCTTTACCTATTATGATCCTTCTTTCAAACAATCTGAAAAGAAACCTCAGTTATTGGCTTATCTAAGGCAATTTTCTCCTTGGAATTGGCAAGTAGCAGCAGTGGTTTCAATGGATAAACTAGATGAAAAAATAGCGAGAGCAGCAAAAGGGCTTCACCAAGACCTCGTATTTAATCTTTTGGAGGTAATTATCATTGCTCTGTGTTTGATCTCTTTGCTTTGGTGGTACATCCGAAAAACATTTAAAAAGACTATTCGGAACCTTGATGAATTTGGGGATTTCTTTGAGAAAGCAACAAATAAATTGGTGAAAATTGATCTCAATAATCTAGACTACAGTGAGTTTACCCAATTGGCGAAGCAAGCTAATAAAATGATTTCAGATGTTGAAGAAAACCAAAATGCACTGACAGAAGCTTATCAAGAAATTCAGGTTTCAGAAGAAGAATTAAGGCAACAATCAGAAGTACTTCAACAAACAAATGAGCATCTCGAAAAAGTTGTGAAAGAGTTGAAGTCAACACAAATGAGACTTGTCAATACAGAGAAATTGGCTTCACTAGGTCAGTTGACAGCAGGTATTGCACATGAGATTAATAACCCAATAAATTATATTACTAACAACGTACAACCCCTGAGAGAAGACCTTGAAGACGTTCAGATTTTAATAGAGTTATTTCAAGCCATTCCAGAACATGAAAATAAGGAACAAGCAATCCAAGAATTTCAGCAAAAGTGCGAAGAGCTAGAGTTAGATTTCTTGGTAGAGGAAATCGATATGCTTTTGCAAGGGATCAAAGAAGGAGCAGAAAGAACGAAGGAAATCATTGGGGGGATGAGAGATTATTCTCGTATGAATGAAGCTGTATTTAAGCATTCCAATATCCATGATGGATTGTCGACAACTCTAACTCTTTTGAGCAATCGTTTTAAAAAGGCAAACATAGAAATTGAAACACATTTTGGTGATTTACCAGAAATTGAGTGTATGCCAGGAAAGTTAAATCAGGTGTTTGTAAACTTATTGAGTAACTCTGTTCAAGCTATTGAAAATGGTGGAGTGATTAAGATTACTACTGCTTTATTGGATAGTTTCGAGAATAGAATCATGATAGAAATAGAGGATAATGGTAGCGGTATTCCAGAAGATTTAATTTCTAAAATCTATGATCCATTCTTTACCACCAAAGATATTGGAGAAGGTACGGGTTTGGGGTTGTCTATTACTCATGGTATCATAGAGCAGCATAATGGAGAAATCTTCGTGGAAAGTAAACAAGGAGAAGACTCCTTTACGAAGTTTACAATTGTATTGCCGATCAAACAACGATTGAATGGTTAA
- the gldG gene encoding gliding motility-associated ABC transporter substrate-binding protein GldG, whose translation MNKVLRFKKWEDILTFLAIVLSVIWLNQIANKFYFKWDLTEEKRFTISDGSKNVLRELQGDIFIEVFLDGELNAEFKRLQEHIRETLISFRDESKGKLNFKFINPNASTNPKVRNQTYQKLTDKGLPPTTLFDVADDGERIQKVIFPGVIIHYGKKEKGILLLKGNKTASAEQQLNQSIEGVEFELINTIHELSAKSKKRVAFIQGHQELTPQQTIDLTTTLNQSYVVDHVRLDGKQNIEGFDAIIVAQPKTAFSEMDKFILDKYIMNGGNAMFLMDMVQMNLDSIPLGGTYAFGRDLNIDELLFRYGIRLNYDLIQDQQAGLIEIVTGNFGDKANVQTLPWPYYNYMSQFSDHPIVRNMDVVYGKFVSTLDTAIVDNVKKTPLIFSSKYSRIKKIPGLVSLDEIKEAVKKELFNQPYLPTAYLLEGEFKSLFANRFPPKGADKNGMRKTSLPAKIIVVGDGDIIKNEINPQTGKMEPIDFDKYRKSPLSNKEFILNSLSYLTDDSGIINARKKSITIRPLDKFKVGEEKLQWQVINILVPVLIISLFGILWFWLRKRRYESFKK comes from the coding sequence ATGAATAAAGTACTAAGATTCAAGAAGTGGGAAGATATACTAACTTTTTTAGCTATTGTGCTCTCAGTCATTTGGCTGAATCAGATAGCAAATAAGTTCTATTTTAAATGGGATTTGACCGAAGAAAAAAGGTTTACTATTTCTGATGGAAGTAAAAATGTACTTCGCGAACTTCAAGGCGATATTTTCATTGAAGTATTTCTAGATGGTGAACTAAACGCTGAGTTTAAGCGACTACAAGAACACATCAGAGAAACCCTTATTTCATTCAGAGATGAATCGAAAGGAAAACTGAATTTTAAATTCATCAACCCAAATGCTTCCACTAATCCTAAAGTAAGAAATCAGACTTATCAGAAACTTACAGATAAAGGACTTCCTCCAACTACGCTTTTTGATGTTGCAGACGATGGTGAGCGTATTCAGAAAGTAATATTCCCTGGGGTAATCATTCATTATGGGAAGAAAGAAAAAGGTATTCTTTTATTAAAAGGGAATAAGACTGCTAGTGCCGAACAACAACTGAATCAATCTATAGAAGGTGTTGAATTTGAACTCATCAATACAATCCATGAATTAAGTGCTAAAAGCAAAAAGCGAGTTGCATTTATTCAAGGGCATCAAGAATTAACACCACAACAGACAATCGACCTCACTACGACACTCAATCAAAGCTATGTTGTCGATCATGTAAGACTAGATGGTAAGCAAAATATTGAAGGATTTGATGCGATCATTGTAGCACAACCTAAAACTGCATTCTCTGAAATGGATAAATTCATTTTGGATAAATACATTATGAATGGAGGAAATGCGATGTTCTTGATGGATATGGTTCAGATGAACTTAGATAGTATTCCACTTGGAGGAACATACGCTTTTGGTCGTGACTTAAACATTGATGAGCTCCTTTTCAGATATGGAATTCGCCTAAACTATGACCTAATTCAAGATCAACAAGCTGGCTTAATCGAGATTGTTACAGGAAATTTTGGAGATAAAGCAAATGTTCAGACACTGCCTTGGCCTTATTACAATTACATGAGTCAATTTAGTGATCACCCTATCGTTCGAAATATGGACGTAGTCTACGGAAAATTTGTCAGTACACTCGACACCGCAATTGTAGACAACGTTAAGAAAACGCCACTTATTTTTTCTTCAAAGTATAGTCGCATCAAAAAAATACCGGGTTTAGTCTCCCTAGATGAAATAAAAGAAGCTGTAAAAAAGGAGCTATTCAATCAACCTTACCTACCGACAGCTTATCTACTTGAAGGCGAATTCAAATCTTTGTTTGCAAATCGTTTCCCTCCGAAAGGGGCTGATAAAAATGGAATGCGTAAAACAAGTTTACCTGCCAAAATCATAGTTGTAGGCGATGGTGATATCATCAAAAATGAGATCAATCCTCAGACAGGAAAGATGGAACCCATAGACTTTGACAAGTACAGAAAAAGTCCTCTTTCCAATAAAGAATTTATCTTGAATTCATTGAGCTATCTGACTGATGATAGTGGTATTATCAATGCAAGAAAGAAAAGTATTACCATCAGACCACTAGACAAATTCAAGGTTGGTGAAGAAAAGTTGCAATGGCAGGTCATCAATATTTTAGTGCCTGTTTTGATCATCAGCCTATTCGGAATCCTTTGGTTCTGGTTGAGAAAAAGAAGATATGAAAGTTTCAAAAAATAA
- a CDS encoding cation:dicarboxylate symporter family transporter, with amino-acid sequence MKQRSFQIYIVTATLIGIGTGYVLKVFDLLFIMRLIHTLSEILESIFLFITPWIIILYMTSGIMNIGKKSGRILWNAIWVSLLSSALAGAISFCAASFILPGILGPVPESAINKGILSTFFEFETLPTADIVTSIIGAILLGLGLSLSKKTKIHDLIEDFRSVIDALINKYFERYIIIFVFGNTASITYEVYGSQLLINFSLIFVLIIILQLFMLFLQYNFLYGYLGMLPHNIVKSMLRAYFTGFGTQSSSVTVPITTQCVKQLGVRKWVAEALIPLCANIHKVGDIVAIVVSCVGLMFVYGNVPEFNQILLFLIVMTFVNVISPGIPGGGGMAALSVTDTMLGFVHFQKILMISLFKIQDSFGTATNVVSDIFVVSIVDNLSQENQVKEPKESSEEEVMEGESEEK; translated from the coding sequence ATGAAACAAAGGTCTTTTCAAATTTATATTGTTACAGCCACCCTTATAGGTATAGGTACAGGTTATGTACTGAAGGTATTTGATCTCCTATTTATAATGAGGCTGATCCATACCTTAAGCGAAATATTAGAGTCCATCTTTCTGTTTATTACTCCTTGGATCATAATCCTTTATATGACCTCAGGGATAATGAATATAGGGAAGAAGTCTGGACGAATCTTATGGAATGCCATTTGGGTATCTTTATTATCATCGGCATTGGCAGGGGCTATCAGTTTTTGTGCAGCATCTTTTATCCTGCCCGGTATTTTGGGACCAGTGCCAGAAAGTGCAATTAATAAAGGAATTCTAAGTACTTTCTTTGAGTTTGAAACATTACCTACAGCCGATATTGTGACATCAATTATTGGAGCCATCTTATTAGGTTTAGGTTTGTCACTTTCCAAAAAGACAAAAATTCATGATTTGATTGAAGATTTTAGGTCAGTGATTGATGCACTGATCAATAAGTATTTTGAGCGTTATATAATAATCTTCGTTTTTGGGAATACAGCCTCAATCACTTACGAAGTTTATGGCTCTCAATTACTAATCAATTTCTCTTTGATCTTTGTATTGATAATCATTCTTCAGCTATTTATGCTTTTCCTACAGTATAATTTTTTATACGGTTACTTAGGAATGTTACCTCATAACATAGTTAAAAGTATGTTGAGGGCATATTTTACAGGATTTGGGACACAGTCATCTTCAGTTACAGTTCCTATAACGACACAATGTGTAAAACAACTTGGTGTAAGAAAATGGGTAGCAGAAGCTTTAATCCCCCTTTGTGCAAATATTCATAAAGTAGGAGATATTGTAGCTATCGTGGTGTCTTGTGTGGGATTGATGTTTGTGTATGGGAATGTGCCTGAATTCAACCAAATACTACTCTTTTTGATTGTCATGACCTTTGTAAATGTGATTTCTCCTGGTATCCCAGGGGGAGGAGGGATGGCCGCTCTATCGGTTACAGATACGATGTTGGGTTTTGTACATTTTCAAAAGATTTTGATGATTTCATTATTCAAAATTCAAGATTCATTTGGGACAGCTACAAACGTAGTCAGTGATATTTTTGTGGTTTCAATAGTAGATAATCTTTCTCAAGAAAATCAGGTGAAGGAACCCAAGGAAAGTTCAGAAGAGGAAGTGATGGAAGGAGAAAGTGAAGAGAAATAA
- a CDS encoding glycosyltransferase family 2 protein has translation MEQKCVRVIIPAFNEENSVGKVVRDIPQEFVQEVIVVNNASTDQTEIQAAEAGATVLKEERKGYGYACLKGMDYVAELNEQTDIIVFLDADYSDYPEQLKILIEPIVEGTEDLVIGSRALGSKESGSMTPQQIFGNWLATTLLKWFYKVEFTDLGPFRAISYPELLSLGMVDKTYGWTVEMQLKAAKKGLRCAERAVDYRRRIGKSKVSGTVKGTLGAGYKILWTIFRYL, from the coding sequence ATGGAGCAAAAGTGTGTTCGGGTGATAATTCCTGCATTCAATGAGGAAAATTCAGTAGGTAAAGTAGTTAGAGATATTCCTCAAGAGTTTGTGCAAGAAGTGATTGTTGTGAATAATGCTTCTACAGATCAAACCGAAATTCAGGCAGCAGAAGCTGGAGCTACAGTTTTGAAAGAGGAGCGTAAAGGTTATGGTTATGCTTGTTTGAAGGGGATGGATTATGTAGCTGAGTTAAATGAGCAAACAGATATTATTGTTTTTTTAGATGCGGACTATTCAGATTATCCTGAACAATTGAAAATATTGATAGAACCTATTGTTGAAGGGACCGAAGACTTGGTTATAGGTTCTCGAGCTTTGGGTTCTAAAGAAAGCGGTTCTATGACTCCACAACAAATCTTTGGAAATTGGTTAGCCACTACTTTACTAAAGTGGTTTTATAAAGTTGAGTTTACAGACTTAGGTCCTTTTAGAGCAATCAGTTATCCTGAGCTACTTTCATTAGGTATGGTAGATAAAACTTATGGATGGACGGTAGAAATGCAGTTGAAAGCTGCTAAAAAAGGATTGAGGTGTGCCGAAAGAGCTGTAGATTACAGACGTAGAATTGGAAAATCAAAAGTATCTGGTACAGTGAAAGGAACACTAGGTGCTGGATATAAAATTCTTTGGACTATTTTTCGTTATTTATAA
- a CDS encoding S8 family serine peptidase — MRGLLFILLIISCTSISAQQRYWLSLIDKGQESSIQSKKENISAPISPLYLNEIKGKGISIIVQSKWLNAVSVELDEIQLEWAKRQTFITEVSPVDTDVVIHSLERDSFGELGLYSAIKQLKPEAFFEENLDGKGVKIGVIDAGYFEADSNKELKSLFENDRILAHRDFVNPTKEEFFSEMETSLDSHGTTVLTMMAGKPSRSSRKGLAPEAYFYLARTDHGVNEFRGEEDYWVQAIEWLDSLGVKLVNTSLGYASGFDDPKEDYAPSQMDGKTSKIALASEIAVNEKGMLLVVSAGNEGLKPSWRVLSTPADAKGVLSVGATDLQGRKMGYSSIGPEDLAYLKPNVSCYSLNGTSFSAPVITGFVACLWQKFPEASNKEIYDAIEKSSNLYPYGNNFVGYGVPDAAKALQILEGKTVINSRLEKAIGLDEVALRLKKRGGYVTVFDKKDDRNVLRQRAEKVNKSGDVTVKRYKNCKRSTVSFEGSSIEIIWEEE; from the coding sequence ATGAGAGGATTACTATTTATCTTACTGATAATTAGCTGTACGTCTATATCCGCACAGCAACGTTATTGGCTTTCTCTGATCGATAAAGGTCAAGAATCATCAATACAATCTAAAAAAGAGAATATTTCAGCTCCAATATCTCCACTTTATCTCAATGAGATTAAAGGTAAAGGAATAAGTATTATTGTGCAATCTAAATGGTTAAATGCTGTTTCTGTAGAATTGGATGAAATTCAGTTGGAATGGGCGAAAAGGCAAACATTCATAACTGAAGTATCACCTGTAGATACTGATGTGGTTATTCATTCTCTTGAAAGAGATTCATTTGGAGAGTTAGGACTCTATTCAGCGATTAAACAACTTAAACCAGAAGCTTTTTTTGAAGAAAATCTAGATGGTAAAGGAGTAAAAATAGGAGTAATCGATGCAGGATATTTTGAAGCAGATTCAAATAAAGAACTTAAATCGTTATTTGAGAATGATCGAATTTTAGCTCACCGTGATTTCGTAAACCCTACTAAAGAAGAATTCTTTTCAGAGATGGAAACATCTTTAGATTCTCATGGAACAACTGTTTTAACGATGATGGCAGGCAAACCGTCTCGAAGCTCTCGAAAGGGTTTGGCTCCAGAAGCTTACTTTTATTTGGCTAGGACAGATCATGGTGTAAACGAATTTAGGGGTGAAGAAGACTATTGGGTACAAGCTATTGAATGGTTAGATAGCTTAGGAGTAAAACTTGTGAATACTTCTCTTGGCTATGCTTCAGGTTTTGATGACCCGAAGGAAGATTATGCTCCTTCTCAAATGGATGGTAAAACTTCAAAAATAGCACTAGCATCAGAAATAGCTGTAAATGAGAAAGGAATGTTACTTGTCGTATCGGCAGGAAATGAAGGTTTGAAGCCTTCTTGGCGAGTTCTTTCGACACCAGCAGATGCTAAAGGAGTACTCTCTGTGGGTGCTACAGATCTACAAGGTAGAAAGATGGGATACAGTAGTATTGGCCCAGAAGATTTAGCTTATTTAAAACCCAATGTGTCATGTTATTCATTGAATGGAACATCCTTCTCAGCTCCTGTTATCACTGGCTTTGTCGCTTGTTTATGGCAGAAATTTCCAGAAGCTTCAAACAAAGAAATATATGATGCGATTGAGAAGTCTTCAAATTTATATCCGTATGGAAATAATTTTGTTGGTTATGGAGTACCCGATGCAGCTAAAGCATTACAGATTTTGGAAGGGAAAACAGTAATAAATTCTAGACTCGAAAAAGCTATTGGACTGGACGAAGTAGCTTTGAGATTGAAAAAAAGAGGAGGATATGTAACTGTTTTTGATAAAAAAGATGATCGAAATGTACTTCGTCAGAGGGCTGAAAAAGTAAATAAAAGCGGTGATGTAACAGTTAAGCGATATAAAAACTGTAAGCGTAGTACGGTAAGCTTTGAAGGTTCTTCAATTGAGATTATTTGGGAAGAGGAATAA
- a CDS encoding PspA/IM30 family protein, whose product MFGWLKRMFGIAQAEANSALDKLEDPVKMTEQGIRDLKGDLTKSLQGLAEVKAMAIREKKSLEAAERSSKDYEEKAILLIQKAERGEIPQEEADRLASQALAKKEQIDNRLVGARKNATNYDQMVTKMEGNVQKLKTQISEWENELKTLKARATVSKATAKLNKQLSSVDSSDTLARLERMKQKVDEQEALAESYGEVAELGNNTVDDEIDKALGGAADTTKAIESDALKQLKAKMSSSSTKEESTSSNTTQDTTNNSSSSSSTSEDPNSISELDRLKQKLKDKE is encoded by the coding sequence ATGTTTGGTTGGTTGAAAAGAATGTTCGGAATAGCTCAAGCTGAGGCTAATTCTGCTTTAGATAAATTAGAAGATCCTGTTAAAATGACTGAGCAGGGAATCAGAGATTTAAAAGGTGATCTTACGAAGAGCTTACAAGGCTTAGCAGAAGTTAAGGCTATGGCTATTCGTGAAAAAAAATCATTAGAAGCCGCTGAGAGATCGTCTAAAGACTATGAGGAGAAAGCCATCCTTTTAATTCAAAAAGCTGAAAGAGGTGAAATTCCACAAGAAGAAGCCGATCGTTTAGCCTCTCAGGCATTAGCTAAAAAAGAACAAATTGATAATCGTTTGGTTGGAGCACGTAAAAATGCGACTAATTATGACCAAATGGTTACTAAGATGGAAGGCAATGTTCAGAAGTTAAAAACTCAAATTTCGGAGTGGGAGAATGAACTAAAAACGCTTAAAGCAAGAGCGACAGTTAGTAAAGCTACCGCGAAATTGAATAAGCAGCTTTCAAGTGTTGATTCTTCAGATACTTTAGCTCGTTTGGAAAGAATGAAGCAAAAAGTTGATGAACAAGAAGCTTTAGCTGAATCTTATGGTGAAGTTGCCGAATTGGGTAACAATACTGTTGATGATGAAATTGATAAAGCATTAGGCGGAGCTGCAGATACTACTAAAGCGATAGAATCTGATGCATTAAAACAATTAAAAGCTAAGATGTCTTCATCTTCTACAAAAGAAGAAAGTACTAGCTCTAATACCACACAAGATACAACAAATAATAGCTCTTCATCTTCTAGTACTTCTGAAGATCCAAATAGCATAAGTGAATTAGATCGCTTAAAGCAGAAGTTGAAGGATAAAGAGTAA
- a CDS encoding cellulose synthase family protein, translated as MAHKYLKSKDNQVDFSKQANQELPNVTVQLPVYNEKYVVERLIDCICKLDYPKEKLEIQVLDDSTDETVEIIANKVSFWKNEGIDIQHIQREIRTGFKAGALDYGLKICKGQFIAIFDADFLPESDFLQQTINAFQEDIGVVQTRWGHVNQDFSFLTKLQAFGLDAHFTVEQGGRNSAGSFINFNGTAGVWRKQAIEDGGGWQADTLTEDLDLSYRTQMSGWKFKFVESVVSPAELPVYMPSVKSQQFRWNKGGAECARKHLSSLWKQSLPFQTKFHATFHLLNSSIFISLLVAALVSVPLLILKTENEILKALFHISSVFFIGFMSVGYFYYLSAKRLKGKGAKKYFFKRFPVFLIVVMGLSLHNALAVLEGLLGFKSPFIRTPKFGVDAKEKNWQSNKYIRYEISWLTIGEGILACYFLIATFLGIYYNDYSLLLLHLMMTVGFFTVFFNSIKPIPKS; from the coding sequence TTGGCTCATAAATACTTAAAGTCAAAAGATAATCAAGTAGATTTTTCAAAGCAAGCTAATCAAGAATTGCCAAATGTAACTGTACAGCTACCTGTTTACAATGAGAAGTATGTTGTTGAACGTTTGATTGATTGTATTTGTAAGTTAGATTACCCAAAGGAAAAATTAGAAATTCAAGTATTAGATGATTCTACTGATGAAACTGTAGAAATTATAGCAAATAAGGTATCTTTTTGGAAGAATGAAGGAATCGATATACAGCATATCCAACGTGAGATAAGAACAGGTTTCAAAGCGGGAGCTTTAGATTATGGCTTAAAAATATGTAAGGGTCAGTTTATCGCAATTTTTGATGCAGACTTTTTACCTGAATCCGATTTTCTTCAACAAACAATAAATGCATTCCAAGAAGATATTGGTGTCGTACAAACAAGGTGGGGACATGTAAATCAAGACTTTTCATTTTTGACTAAACTTCAAGCTTTTGGTCTTGATGCCCATTTTACGGTTGAACAAGGAGGACGAAACAGTGCTGGAAGTTTTATCAATTTTAATGGTACAGCGGGAGTTTGGAGAAAGCAAGCCATTGAAGATGGTGGTGGATGGCAAGCAGATACGCTAACCGAAGACCTTGACTTAAGTTATAGAACTCAGATGTCAGGTTGGAAATTTAAGTTTGTTGAAAGTGTGGTGTCACCTGCTGAACTGCCGGTGTACATGCCTTCAGTTAAGTCTCAGCAGTTTCGTTGGAATAAAGGAGGGGCAGAGTGTGCTAGAAAGCATTTATCTTCATTATGGAAGCAGTCCTTGCCTTTTCAGACAAAGTTTCATGCAACCTTCCATTTACTGAACAGCTCAATCTTTATTTCTCTTCTAGTCGCTGCCCTTGTGAGTGTTCCATTACTTATTTTAAAGACAGAAAATGAAATTTTGAAGGCGCTATTTCATATTTCATCAGTGTTTTTTATTGGCTTTATGTCTGTTGGGTACTTCTATTATCTTTCAGCAAAAAGACTTAAGGGGAAAGGTGCTAAAAAGTATTTCTTTAAGCGTTTTCCTGTCTTTTTGATCGTGGTAATGGGTTTATCCTTGCATAATGCATTGGCAGTATTGGAAGGTTTGTTAGGTTTTAAATCACCGTTTATTAGGACGCCTAAGTTTGGTGTAGATGCAAAGGAGAAAAACTGGCAATCCAATAAATATATCAGATATGAAATCAGTTGGCTAACGATTGGAGAAGGAATACTGGCATGTTACTTTTTGATAGCGACTTTTCTTGGTATCTATTACAATGATTATTCACTACTTCTTTTGCACTTAATGATGACAGTAGGATTTTTTACAGTCTTTTTTAATTCAATAAAACCTATTCCAAAATCATAG